The Rhipicephalus sanguineus isolate Rsan-2018 chromosome 7, BIME_Rsan_1.4, whole genome shotgun sequence genome includes a window with the following:
- the LOC119400596 gene encoding uncharacterized protein LOC119400596 produces MIAINQLPLAFATSKGFRHFMDVVEPSYKTPSNAKLKNRIKLLHDHLKQKVASQIDSATAVALTSDCWTSRAQDSYITVTAHTLDSEWKSQAFTLATEAMQERHTGENIMQRMQEVIAVWKLDGKVTAVVTDNASNGIKAVNALRGILEPNDVTCSAHSLHLSIKKALSDKEIDGLCQKSGKLVAHFRHSTIASDQLTRRQELLGLPTGAPDAKLPDKMELYLPNARKAHQASACHSKCSC; encoded by the coding sequence ATGATCGCTATCAACCAGTTGCCTTTGGCATTCGCAACCAGTAAAGGATTTAGGCATTTCATGGACGTCGTGGAGCCAAGCTACAAGACACCTTCTAATGCTAAGCTGAAAAATCGAATTAAACTTCTGCATGATCACTTGAAACAGAAGGTAGCATCTCAGATTGACTCAGCTACAGCTGTTGCGCTCACCTCAGACTGCTGGACATCAAGGGCGCAAGATTCCTACATCACAGTGACTGCGCACACTTTGGACAGTGAGTGGAAGTCACAAGCGTTCACTTTAGCAACGGAGGCTATGCAAGAGCGGCACACGGGAGAAAATATCATGCAGCGAATGCAAGAAGTCATCGCGGTGTGGAAGCTGGATGGCAAGGTGACGGCTGTTGTCACTGATAACGCATCTAATGGCATTAAAGCAGTCAATGCACTGCGAGGCATTTTAGAGCCGAATGACGTGACCTGCTCTGCCCACAGTCTCCACCTGAGCATCAAGAAGGCACTGTCCGACAAGGAAATCGATGGGCTCTGCCAGAAAAGCGGAAAACTGGTCGCCCACTTCAGACATTCGACCATCGCCAGCGACCAGTTGACTAGGCGACAGGAGCTGCTCGGCTTACCAACAGGAGCGCCTGACGCAAAGCTGCCCGACAAGATGGAGCTCTACTTACCAAATGCTCGCAAAGCTCATCAAGCATCGGCCTGCCATTCAAAGTGTTCTTGCTGA